The following proteins are encoded in a genomic region of uncultured Umboniibacter sp.:
- a CDS encoding efflux RND transporter periplasmic adaptor subunit — MKPKSIILLILLVLVTPILIFALVKGKPVPEQRDDVAAPVPLVDVVTVSTEPRAASVIAQGTVQPSKKIDVISRVSGQIIDVSDHFDAGGFFSAGDMMIQIEKSDYELALLRAQSRLSEAQRAVAQERGQALQAQREWRDLGNDDANALALRKPQLEAAEAALRAAQGEVEQAELDLERTTIIVPFNAVIAEKKVAVGQFISASQPVAHIYSTESVEVRVPLTDRQVRLVNLPMIGDRGAAIEVEVRGVFGGVEHSWTGQIRRIEASINVASQTVFAVVEVEDPYSVADEGQTPLPVGLFVETHIEGAVIDDAVLLPREALKPGNVIYVIRDGKLEFVEAQLLQSNSDGALVIAQLNEGEQVVTAQMPYAVPGMDIAAREGL; from the coding sequence ATGAAACCCAAATCGATTATTCTTTTAATCCTTCTTGTCCTTGTGACACCGATCCTAATTTTCGCGTTGGTAAAGGGGAAACCAGTCCCTGAGCAGCGAGACGATGTTGCGGCGCCGGTTCCTCTGGTAGATGTTGTAACCGTTAGTACCGAGCCTAGAGCGGCATCGGTGATTGCGCAGGGTACCGTGCAGCCGTCTAAAAAGATTGATGTTATCTCGCGAGTTTCGGGACAAATCATCGACGTCTCAGATCACTTCGATGCGGGTGGCTTCTTCAGCGCCGGCGATATGATGATCCAAATTGAGAAGAGTGACTACGAACTGGCGCTCCTTCGGGCGCAGTCCAGACTCTCCGAAGCGCAGCGTGCCGTTGCTCAGGAGCGCGGCCAGGCTCTTCAAGCTCAACGTGAGTGGCGCGATCTAGGCAATGATGACGCCAACGCACTGGCCCTTCGTAAGCCCCAATTAGAAGCGGCGGAAGCCGCACTGCGCGCAGCGCAGGGAGAAGTTGAACAGGCTGAACTTGATTTAGAACGTACAACGATTATTGTTCCGTTCAACGCCGTGATTGCAGAGAAAAAGGTTGCGGTAGGGCAGTTCATCAGTGCTAGTCAGCCAGTTGCTCACATCTACTCCACTGAGTCCGTTGAGGTTCGTGTACCGCTAACAGATCGTCAGGTGCGTCTCGTTAACCTGCCTATGATTGGCGACCGTGGTGCAGCGATAGAGGTTGAAGTTAGAGGGGTGTTTGGTGGTGTTGAGCACAGCTGGACGGGTCAGATTCGTCGCATCGAGGCGTCTATTAATGTCGCTTCGCAAACAGTTTTCGCGGTAGTAGAAGTTGAAGATCCTTACTCGGTAGCCGACGAAGGTCAAACGCCACTCCCAGTCGGGTTATTTGTTGAAACGCATATCGAAGGCGCAGTCATTGACGACGCGGTGCTGTTGCCACGTGAAGCGCTGAAGCCGGGTAACGTCATTTACGTTATTCGCGACGGCAAACTCGAATTTGTTGAGGCTCAGCTACTGCAGTCAAATAGTGATGGCGCGCTAGTAATTGCCCAGTTGAACGAAGGTGAGCAGGTGGTGACCGCGCAGATGCCCTACGCGGTTCCAGGAATGGACATTGCAGCTAGAGAAGGACTCTAA
- a CDS encoding Tex family protein: MIINQISKTIAAELAVRPEQVHAAVTLLDQGDTVPFISRYRKEVTGGLDDSQMRQLEERLRYLRELNDRRASILKAIEEQGKLSPELEKELLEADTKSRLEDLYLPFKKKRRTKGQIAIEAGLEPLADLLLQDQSLIPEEAAKAFLSSEYAITSEKDALDGAKFILMERWAEQAVLIDGARQFMRKNAILRSLVVAGQENTGAKFSDYFDHHERLEKTPSHRALAMLRGRNEGILSLTLVLQDDLDGTPSAAHPCEALIRQFASVQEHGSAAKWLGEVVRWCWRIKLAPHIETDLMNNLREHAEQDAIGVFANNLKDLLLAAPAGPRATLGLDPGLRTGVKCAVIDATGKVLDHGAIFPNAPQNRLADAGAQVAHWIKKHQIELIAIGNGTASRETERFVRQLIKATPELKATPVIVNESGASIYSASEFASRELPDLDVTIRGAVSIARRLQDPLAELVKIDPKSIGVGQYQHDVSQLQLARQLDAVVEDCVNSVGVDLNTASEALLARVAGLNTTIAGNIVTYRHENGAFDQRNQLKKIARLGPKAFEQAAGFLRVNGGKNPLDRSGVHPESYGVVKAMAAANDATIESLIGNATLLRTIPLKDFVSAEAGLVTLKDIVSELEKPGRDPRPEFRTAALNDSVETMKDLQPGQRLEGTVTNVTNFGAFVDIGVHQDGLVHISALADKFVSDPREVVKAGDIVTVKVIEVDIDRKRIALSMKMGDSAASGSPAVERSSAGTAKPKHQPRKGAQRGANSTPQGNNAMAAALAKAMNKR, from the coding sequence ATGATTATTAACCAAATTTCCAAAACAATTGCCGCCGAACTCGCGGTTCGCCCAGAACAGGTTCACGCTGCGGTCACCCTCCTTGACCAGGGTGATACCGTGCCCTTCATCTCTCGCTATCGAAAGGAAGTTACCGGCGGGCTAGATGACAGTCAAATGCGCCAGCTTGAAGAGCGACTGCGCTACCTGCGGGAACTTAATGACCGGAGAGCGAGCATTCTCAAAGCCATTGAAGAACAGGGCAAACTGAGCCCCGAGCTGGAAAAGGAGCTCTTAGAAGCGGATACCAAATCGCGCCTAGAGGATCTCTACCTGCCATTTAAGAAAAAGCGAAGAACCAAAGGGCAAATTGCCATTGAGGCGGGCTTAGAGCCACTCGCTGATCTGCTACTGCAGGATCAATCTCTGATTCCCGAAGAAGCTGCTAAAGCATTCCTATCCTCCGAGTATGCCATTACCTCCGAGAAGGACGCCCTCGATGGCGCGAAATTCATATTGATGGAGCGCTGGGCAGAGCAGGCCGTGTTAATTGACGGCGCTCGTCAATTCATGCGCAAAAACGCCATCCTCCGCAGTCTAGTGGTTGCTGGGCAGGAAAATACCGGCGCGAAGTTTAGTGACTACTTCGACCACCACGAGCGCTTGGAGAAAACACCTTCGCATCGAGCTCTGGCGATGTTGCGAGGCCGCAACGAGGGCATTCTGTCGCTAACGCTAGTGCTGCAAGATGATTTGGACGGGACGCCCTCAGCTGCCCACCCCTGTGAGGCCCTGATTCGTCAATTCGCTTCCGTCCAAGAGCACGGTTCCGCGGCGAAATGGCTAGGCGAAGTTGTCCGTTGGTGCTGGCGCATCAAGCTAGCTCCACACATAGAAACCGACTTAATGAACAACCTGCGTGAGCACGCAGAACAGGACGCCATTGGTGTCTTTGCCAACAATCTTAAGGATCTGCTTCTCGCCGCACCCGCTGGCCCTAGAGCCACTCTGGGGCTTGATCCGGGGCTGCGTACCGGAGTGAAGTGTGCCGTGATTGATGCAACGGGCAAAGTGTTAGACCACGGCGCCATCTTCCCCAATGCGCCACAAAATCGGCTCGCAGATGCCGGTGCTCAGGTTGCGCACTGGATTAAAAAGCACCAGATCGAACTGATTGCCATTGGCAATGGCACCGCGAGCAGAGAGACTGAGCGCTTTGTTCGCCAACTTATAAAAGCCACACCAGAACTGAAGGCAACGCCAGTAATCGTTAACGAGTCGGGGGCATCCATTTACTCGGCATCGGAATTTGCGTCCCGCGAATTACCTGACTTAGACGTAACCATTCGCGGCGCGGTAAGTATTGCAAGAAGGTTGCAGGACCCGCTGGCTGAACTGGTAAAGATTGACCCTAAATCCATTGGCGTGGGTCAGTATCAGCACGATGTCAGTCAGTTACAGCTGGCGCGTCAGCTTGATGCCGTCGTGGAGGACTGCGTGAATAGCGTGGGCGTTGATTTAAATACTGCCTCGGAGGCACTCCTCGCTCGCGTTGCTGGCCTCAATACCACGATTGCGGGCAACATTGTGACCTACCGTCACGAAAATGGCGCCTTCGACCAACGCAACCAGCTTAAGAAAATTGCCCGTCTCGGCCCTAAAGCGTTCGAGCAGGCGGCTGGGTTCCTCCGCGTGAATGGCGGCAAAAACCCGCTGGATCGCTCGGGGGTGCATCCCGAGTCCTACGGTGTCGTCAAGGCAATGGCGGCAGCTAACGACGCGACCATTGAGTCACTTATTGGCAATGCCACCCTGTTGCGCACGATACCACTTAAGGACTTCGTCTCGGCCGAGGCCGGTCTCGTTACGTTGAAGGACATTGTCAGCGAACTGGAAAAACCCGGGCGTGACCCGCGCCCAGAGTTCCGCACGGCAGCGCTAAACGATAGCGTAGAAACCATGAAGGACTTGCAGCCAGGTCAACGCCTCGAGGGCACCGTCACCAACGTCACTAACTTTGGCGCCTTCGTGGATATCGGTGTTCATCAGGATGGCCTAGTGCATATTTCGGCGCTCGCCGATAAGTTCGTCAGCGATCCCCGTGAGGTCGTTAAAGCAGGCGATATTGTTACCGTAAAAGTTATCGAGGTTGATATCGATCGTAAACGTATTGCACTCTCTATGAAGATGGGCGATAGCGCTGCTTCGGGCTCACCTGCGGTAGAACGTTCCTCAGCGGGGACGGCAAAGCCGAAACATCAACCACGAAAGGGAGCCCAACGGGGAGCAAACAGCACACCGCAGGGCAACAACGCCATGGCGGCGGCGCTAGCCAAGGCTATGAACAAGCGTTAA
- a CDS encoding enoyl-CoA hydratase-related protein, whose protein sequence is MSYSRFTIEQQDHVAIVRFSRTDKRNAMDAETWHELKTIFETLSNEGAVRCAIIASEGKHFCTGMDLAVFQDSSKLFASEEPGRQGEYFRHLVAYLQACISAVEAARFPVIAAVQGGCIGAGFDLISACDIRLSTDDAWFQIAETNIGMTADVGTLQRVGSIMPAGLARELCYTGRRLTASEARTTGYLNQTFESHQELLAGALEMAQVIATKSPMSVTGCKHLLNYSRDHSVADSLHYQTLWQAAHFHYRDMTEAAFAAFEKREANFEALPAINPQKDFN, encoded by the coding sequence ATGAGCTACTCGCGATTCACCATTGAACAGCAGGATCACGTGGCGATCGTTCGCTTCAGTCGAACCGATAAACGCAACGCTATGGATGCTGAAACCTGGCACGAGCTAAAAACCATCTTCGAGACATTGTCGAATGAGGGTGCAGTACGCTGCGCTATCATCGCTAGCGAGGGCAAGCATTTCTGTACCGGCATGGATCTCGCTGTGTTTCAGGACAGCTCCAAGCTATTTGCTAGTGAAGAGCCGGGGCGGCAAGGCGAGTACTTCCGTCATTTAGTTGCCTACCTTCAAGCGTGTATATCGGCTGTTGAGGCCGCTAGATTCCCCGTGATTGCCGCCGTTCAAGGTGGCTGTATCGGCGCGGGTTTTGACCTGATTAGTGCCTGTGATATTCGCCTCTCCACGGATGATGCGTGGTTTCAAATTGCCGAAACTAACATCGGTATGACCGCTGACGTGGGTACTCTGCAGCGGGTTGGGAGTATTATGCCGGCGGGGCTAGCGCGAGAGTTATGCTATACGGGAAGACGGCTAACGGCTTCCGAAGCCCGCACTACTGGTTACCTAAATCAGACCTTTGAATCCCATCAGGAACTGCTAGCTGGCGCCCTTGAGATGGCTCAAGTTATTGCCACCAAGAGCCCTATGTCGGTAACTGGCTGTAAGCATTTACTCAACTACAGTCGTGACCATAGCGTTGCCGATTCACTCCACTATCAGACGCTCTGGCAGGCTGCCCACTTCCACTACCGAGATATGACCGAAGCCGCTTTCGCCGCCTTTGAAAAGCGCGAAGCAAATTTCGAAGCGCTACCCGCTATTAACCCGCAAAAGGACTTTAACTAG
- a CDS encoding MAPEG family protein, whose amino-acid sequence MDYALPMLALVTWTTIIWWALLLVRLSEIKANKLLPAQLNTPEDARELLSLRQNMLARNFANLLELPMLFYILGTLSILLEVDSKFSVLLAWLFVASRVAHSLIHTGYNTVLHRFYAYVLGGLILTTWVITMLLNSVLL is encoded by the coding sequence ATGGATTACGCACTGCCAATGCTGGCATTAGTAACTTGGACCACCATAATCTGGTGGGCGCTATTATTAGTCAGATTAAGCGAAATCAAAGCGAACAAGTTACTTCCCGCTCAACTTAACACGCCTGAAGACGCACGAGAGCTGTTGTCGCTCAGACAAAATATGTTAGCAAGGAATTTCGCTAACCTCCTTGAACTACCGATGTTATTTTACATATTAGGCACACTGTCTATTCTTTTAGAGGTAGATAGTAAATTTTCAGTGCTGTTGGCGTGGCTATTTGTTGCGTCTAGGGTTGCCCATTCGCTGATTCACACAGGCTACAACACGGTGCTGCATCGTTTTTATGCCTATGTTTTAGGCGGCTTAATACTGACTACTTGGGTAATTACGATGTTGCTTAACTCGGTATTACTTTAA
- the gshA gene encoding glutamate--cysteine ligase gives MTTVFNAMQQAIANQPNILRGARRGIERECLRIDRNGHLAMTPHPKDLGSALTHGSITTDYSEALLEFITQPHSSISGTLAQLDEIHRYTTSVLEQQGEMLWPASMPCIMAEDDEIPVAQYGSSNSAKLKTTYRYGLGNRYGRLMQTIAGIHYNYSISDSFWQFKQQQLSNSQSLQDFKTDQYFGVIRNFRRNFWLLMYLFGASPLLCQSFVKNNPSHQLKQFTHCTYGGDHATSLRMGDLGYQSNAQASLTVSYNELPSYLQTLKQAIVEPHPDYQHIGVKVADDYRQLSDALLQIENEFYSTIRPKRTAQRGETALHALQSQGVEYIEVRCLDINPYDARGISSEQCHFVEVFMTWCAMTDSPLTTQEEYDGIAENQKRVVNQGRDLALALHHRDGNRLLGEWATETLTELVEVAKLLDEAEGGHNYLDAVLAQQPKVTDSANTLSAQFAEDCLAERRGFAATAKTMAKQHHEYWLSQPLTAGLSDHYQQLAVESIASQHALEAADDMSFDEYLAQFMSQYRELKI, from the coding sequence GTGACCACAGTTTTTAACGCCATGCAGCAAGCTATTGCCAATCAGCCGAATATTCTTCGGGGCGCCAGGCGCGGCATCGAGCGAGAATGCCTTCGCATTGACCGTAATGGGCATCTTGCTATGACACCGCATCCGAAAGATCTAGGTTCGGCGCTGACCCATGGCTCCATTACTACGGATTACTCCGAGGCGCTGCTTGAGTTCATCACGCAGCCACACAGCAGCATTTCCGGCACCCTCGCCCAACTAGACGAGATCCATCGCTACACGACATCGGTCCTGGAGCAACAGGGTGAGATGCTATGGCCAGCATCCATGCCCTGCATTATGGCCGAGGATGATGAGATCCCCGTGGCTCAATATGGCAGTTCAAACTCGGCAAAATTGAAAACGACCTATCGATATGGTCTAGGAAATCGCTATGGCCGCCTCATGCAAACCATTGCAGGCATACACTATAACTATTCGATCAGTGATAGCTTCTGGCAGTTCAAACAACAGCAACTGAGTAACAGCCAATCACTCCAGGACTTCAAGACGGATCAGTACTTTGGGGTGATTCGTAACTTCCGCCGAAACTTTTGGCTGCTCATGTATTTGTTTGGCGCCTCGCCCCTACTGTGCCAAAGCTTCGTGAAGAACAATCCAAGCCACCAGCTCAAACAATTCACTCACTGTACCTACGGCGGCGATCACGCCACATCGCTGCGCATGGGCGACTTGGGCTATCAAAGTAACGCCCAGGCGTCACTCACCGTTAGTTATAATGAGCTCCCTAGCTATCTGCAGACACTCAAACAGGCCATCGTGGAGCCGCATCCAGACTATCAACACATTGGGGTTAAAGTTGCTGACGACTATCGCCAACTCTCCGATGCGCTATTGCAGATTGAAAATGAGTTCTATTCAACCATTCGCCCTAAACGCACTGCACAGCGCGGCGAAACGGCACTGCATGCGCTGCAGAGCCAAGGGGTGGAATACATTGAGGTTCGCTGTTTGGATATCAATCCCTACGACGCTCGCGGAATCAGCTCGGAGCAGTGTCACTTTGTGGAAGTATTCATGACTTGGTGTGCCATGACGGACAGTCCGTTAACTACCCAAGAGGAATATGATGGTATTGCCGAAAATCAAAAGCGCGTAGTCAATCAAGGTCGTGACCTAGCATTGGCGTTACACCACCGCGACGGAAATCGACTACTTGGCGAATGGGCCACTGAAACACTTACTGAGCTTGTAGAGGTTGCTAAGCTGCTGGACGAAGCTGAGGGTGGTCATAACTATCTCGATGCCGTACTAGCTCAGCAACCGAAAGTGACCGACAGTGCCAACACGCTATCCGCTCAGTTCGCCGAGGATTGCCTCGCCGAGCGAAGAGGCTTTGCCGCCACCGCAAAAACGATGGCTAAACAACACCACGAGTATTGGCTTTCTCAACCGTTAACCGCCGGGCTTAGCGATCACTACCAACAGTTAGCCGTCGAATCCATTGCGTCACAGCATGCATTAGAAGCGGCCGACGACATGAGTTTCGATGAATATTTGGCCCAATTCATGAGCCAATATCGCGAACTTAAGATTTGA
- a CDS encoding recombination-associated protein RdgC yields the protein MWFKNLRLYQLTQPFDLTSMVLEEKLQPNAFVECGSQDASKLGWISPFGRHATALVHEAAEGIWLTAKKQEKVLPASVINELLAERIADIEADEARKVYKKEKAQMKDDLLVELLPRAFTKSSLISGYLDLKRGWFVVNSSSAARAEELINLVRDSIGSFALVPWSTQQLPSDTLTLWLESRAPQNFVVGEEAELVSRQVDGGVARLKEQDLLGDEVKLMLESGKRVKRLELLWRDQMSAIVDEDLAIKRLKLTDAFQESLDTVDGDSIAAQLDHEFASMVVVYRGFLDDLLAAFGGPEGSDSA from the coding sequence ATGTGGTTTAAGAATTTACGTTTGTATCAGCTCACCCAGCCCTTTGACCTCACCTCAATGGTGCTAGAGGAGAAACTACAACCCAACGCATTCGTTGAATGCGGCAGCCAAGATGCCAGTAAGTTAGGTTGGATTTCTCCCTTTGGCAGGCATGCGACAGCGCTGGTCCATGAAGCGGCTGAAGGTATCTGGCTTACCGCGAAGAAACAGGAAAAAGTGCTCCCTGCCAGCGTGATCAATGAGCTCCTTGCGGAGCGAATTGCCGATATCGAAGCGGATGAGGCGCGCAAGGTCTATAAAAAAGAAAAAGCGCAGATGAAGGATGATCTCCTCGTCGAGTTATTGCCGCGAGCGTTCACTAAATCCAGCCTCATTAGCGGCTACCTAGATCTAAAGCGTGGTTGGTTTGTGGTAAATAGTAGTAGCGCTGCGCGAGCGGAAGAATTAATTAATTTAGTGCGCGATAGTATTGGTAGCTTTGCGCTAGTTCCCTGGTCAACGCAACAACTTCCCTCTGACACCCTAACACTCTGGCTAGAGTCTCGTGCGCCGCAGAATTTTGTCGTCGGCGAAGAAGCCGAGTTAGTTAGTCGTCAAGTTGACGGTGGTGTTGCTCGATTGAAGGAACAGGATTTGTTGGGCGATGAAGTTAAACTCATGCTCGAATCGGGTAAGCGAGTAAAACGCCTTGAGCTGCTGTGGCGCGATCAGATGTCGGCGATAGTCGATGAGGATTTGGCCATTAAGCGACTCAAACTAACGGATGCCTTCCAGGAGAGTTTAGATACCGTAGATGGTGACTCGATTGCCGCTCAGTTAGACCACGAGTTTGCTTCAATGGTGGTGGTCTATCGCGGCTTCTTAGATGACTTGCTGGCTGCGTTTGGTGGGCCTGAAGGAAGCGATTCGGCGTAA
- the plsB gene encoding glycerol-3-phosphate 1-O-acyltransferase PlsB yields MKWLTLIHYRIASIIRFWIRPTVLPNELDDVQDELTGDIYYVLHDHSFTDLVAAQQAIKSSSLPAPASRDHWYALTEKTGSFFARRHIYDANQAGQLIQRARAGQVIQFVPLSIFWGRAPKREQSFWRLLFSYNNYELGGGIRKFLATIAARKDLEIHVSKPLSLNALVSNEQNNEISARKLHRVLRVHYRQVKTAVVGPDLSHRRTVVRDLVKSRAVQQVIDDKIKNGDSTREQLEAKAQKYGNEIASSYNTRAIRILDKFLTRFWNKVYDGVEVEGIDRVKELAGTHAIVYLPCHRSHIDYLLLSYALFKQGLAAPHIAAGINLNLPIVGRLLRGAGAFFIRRKFRGEPLYSAVFNEYLHTLLRRGFPVEFFIEGGRSRTGRSLPPKTGMIALMLRSYLRDHSKPIAIVPIYVGYEKVLEGNTYLGELRGKRKKSESIFGLFKVVKTLKGEFGKVRANFGEPLCLDNFLDERQPDWRKAASDKPDWLPELTNELADEAIKRINESAHVNRVSLVAAAILCAPRQALGDTTLLAQIDFYKELLKAVPYSAETTFDDHDALGMVDHCEKLGFTEKRIDSMGAVYHLSEVNSVLLTYYRNNIQHLLVIPSLLAYALNNMRGIGRESLIQLVNSVYPYLKKELYLNLEDYEVESAIEAHLTFLLEHGILTTEGTIIRGAEPGSNQQLIQRLLAAHCQPMLERFYIVLSLIRAADQQPLSTKLLEQKSVDVAQRLSMIHGIHSPEFFDKRLFAGFIEQLYRRKVIQDDEGFIRFGQPLTDILLLAERVMSVEVVQNLRLAKPQAELP; encoded by the coding sequence ATGAAATGGCTTACCCTTATCCACTACCGCATTGCTTCGATAATCCGATTTTGGATTCGACCAACGGTGCTCCCAAATGAGCTAGACGACGTCCAGGACGAACTGACGGGTGATATCTATTATGTGCTGCATGATCATTCCTTTACTGATCTCGTTGCGGCACAACAGGCTATTAAATCGTCTTCATTGCCGGCCCCAGCATCGCGAGACCATTGGTACGCGCTGACTGAGAAGACCGGATCTTTCTTCGCACGTCGCCACATCTATGACGCGAACCAAGCAGGGCAATTAATTCAAAGGGCTCGTGCCGGCCAGGTCATTCAGTTCGTGCCGCTCTCGATATTCTGGGGAAGAGCGCCAAAGCGAGAACAGTCCTTTTGGCGGCTCCTTTTTTCCTACAACAATTACGAATTAGGCGGCGGGATCCGCAAGTTTCTCGCCACCATCGCAGCGCGTAAGGATTTAGAAATACACGTTAGCAAACCGCTTTCACTCAACGCATTGGTGAGCAACGAGCAAAACAACGAAATATCAGCGCGTAAGCTTCATCGAGTTCTCCGTGTTCACTACCGTCAAGTTAAAACTGCAGTAGTAGGTCCGGACCTGTCCCACCGCCGCACAGTCGTTCGAGATCTCGTAAAAAGCCGCGCCGTGCAGCAGGTAATCGATGACAAGATCAAAAATGGCGACTCAACACGAGAACAGTTAGAAGCCAAAGCGCAAAAATATGGCAATGAAATTGCTTCGAGCTACAACACGCGAGCAATTCGAATTCTAGACAAGTTTCTTACCCGCTTTTGGAATAAAGTCTATGATGGTGTGGAGGTTGAGGGAATCGATCGTGTAAAAGAACTCGCTGGGACGCACGCCATCGTCTATCTTCCCTGCCATCGTTCTCATATTGATTACCTACTGCTAAGTTACGCGCTTTTCAAACAGGGACTTGCGGCACCCCATATTGCTGCAGGGATCAATCTTAATCTACCAATCGTTGGACGCCTTTTGCGCGGCGCTGGTGCCTTTTTCATTCGCCGTAAATTCCGTGGTGAACCGCTCTACAGTGCCGTGTTTAACGAGTATCTACATACTTTATTGCGTCGCGGTTTCCCGGTGGAATTTTTTATAGAAGGTGGGCGCTCAAGAACGGGCCGATCGCTTCCACCTAAGACGGGTATGATCGCGCTTATGCTTCGCTCCTACCTGCGCGATCACTCGAAACCTATTGCCATCGTGCCGATTTATGTTGGTTATGAAAAGGTACTCGAGGGCAACACCTATCTTGGCGAGCTCCGTGGTAAGCGTAAAAAATCGGAATCTATTTTCGGCCTCTTCAAGGTTGTCAAAACGCTAAAGGGTGAATTCGGTAAAGTTCGCGCTAATTTCGGAGAGCCTTTATGCCTCGATAATTTCCTAGATGAGCGGCAACCCGATTGGCGAAAGGCCGCCTCGGATAAGCCGGATTGGCTGCCTGAATTAACTAATGAACTGGCCGACGAAGCGATTAAGCGTATTAATGAATCGGCGCACGTAAATCGAGTCAGTTTGGTCGCCGCCGCAATTCTCTGCGCCCCACGACAGGCTTTGGGTGACACTACGTTGCTAGCGCAGATTGATTTCTATAAAGAACTGCTCAAAGCCGTTCCCTACAGCGCCGAGACGACCTTTGACGACCACGATGCGCTAGGGATGGTGGATCACTGCGAGAAGCTAGGCTTCACCGAGAAACGCATTGATTCAATGGGTGCGGTGTACCACCTTAGCGAGGTGAATAGTGTGCTACTCACCTATTACCGCAACAACATCCAACATTTGTTAGTCATTCCTTCGCTGCTTGCCTATGCATTAAACAATATGCGCGGTATCGGGCGTGAGTCGCTAATTCAGCTGGTGAATAGTGTGTACCCTTATCTAAAAAAGGAATTGTATCTAAATCTTGAAGATTACGAGGTGGAATCGGCGATTGAGGCCCACTTAACTTTCCTTCTCGAACATGGCATCTTGACCACAGAGGGGACCATTATTCGCGGCGCTGAACCCGGGTCAAATCAACAATTGATTCAACGCTTACTTGCTGCACATTGTCAGCCAATGCTCGAACGCTTCTATATTGTACTAAGCTTAATTCGGGCGGCGGATCAGCAGCCTTTATCAACGAAGCTTCTAGAGCAGAAGAGTGTTGATGTAGCACAGCGCTTAAGTATGATTCACGGAATCCACTCACCGGAATTTTTTGACAAGCGCCTTTTTGCTGGTTTCATTGAGCAACTCTATCGCCGGAAGGTGATTCAGGACGATGAAGGCTTCATTCGCTTTGGCCAACCGTTAACAGATATCCTGCTGCTTGCTGAACGCGTGATGAGTGTGGAAGTTGTCCAAAATCTGCGACTAGCAAAACCTCAGGCTGAGTTACCTTAA
- a CDS encoding 1-acyl-sn-glycerol-3-phosphate acyltransferase — MTIFTTPVIRTLFRWLFQIGLFVSGWRVEDKPLPDTRKGVIVAVPHTSNWDFPVMMAIAFKLGYDLHWIGKASLFRGPLGPLARWLGGIPVDRDARRNLVEQVATRFKTSQDLFIVIAPEGTRGQVEQWRSGFYHMANQGGVPLILAHIDGPSKIAGVHSEAFYTTGDYDRDIKEIRKFYRSFVGIKAKRHSEIDDG; from the coding sequence ATGACTATTTTTACGACACCTGTGATTCGAACGCTCTTTCGTTGGCTATTTCAAATTGGCTTATTTGTGAGTGGTTGGCGAGTAGAAGATAAGCCGCTTCCCGATACCCGAAAAGGTGTGATTGTAGCGGTGCCCCATACTTCAAATTGGGACTTCCCAGTCATGATGGCGATTGCCTTTAAACTCGGTTATGACCTTCACTGGATTGGTAAGGCGAGTTTATTCAGGGGGCCCTTAGGGCCTTTAGCTCGATGGCTCGGCGGTATTCCTGTTGATCGCGACGCCCGCCGTAACCTAGTAGAGCAGGTCGCTACGCGTTTTAAAACCTCACAGGATTTATTTATTGTAATTGCCCCTGAGGGCACCCGCGGTCAGGTTGAGCAGTGGCGGTCGGGTTTCTATCACATGGCTAATCAGGGCGGTGTACCGCTTATCTTGGCGCACATTGACGGCCCTTCAAAAATAGCAGGCGTCCACTCGGAAGCGTTCTACACCACCGGTGACTATGACCGTGATATTAAGGAGATTCGTAAGTTTTATCGTTCATTCGTGGGCATTAAGGCCAAACGGCATTCTGAGATTGACGACGGGTAA